The genomic segment AGAAACTAAAATAAATTACAATTTGCAAAGATTCAGCACACTGTTACACATAAACATACTAAGCTTATTTCAACATACAATAGTTTCGACTCCAAACTTCACGACAGTAATCACCCGTTACAATGTTACTTTTTCCCCCTCTTAAACTATGATTTAGTGTACCAGATTCCTCCCATTATACTTCAAGTTCATGCAATCCTACAAATGAAACCCAAAAACGACACTACAAGAACTGGGACAAATAAAACTAACCTTAATTACGATGTCAAGAGACACTAAATAGCCGAGCTACAGCGATGGAGTGGGAATGATTGGCTGGTGGGTATTCCTTCTCCCTATCcactttctatatatatatatatatttattatttttatttatttattttaaatttccaaACTCCCGAATGGGCTTCTGCCTTGCTAAAGATTTCATCTTGTCACACGAATTTTGCCATGTTAAAACTTCAAATAAAAACTACTGCAAGGTCCGTTTAGTTCTGAGTTTTGGTGTAATGATAATAAGTTTATAAATGAGTAAATTGGCACACAGACTTTGGTGacagatatttatttattatatttttattaatataataaaaaattaattgtatattttagttgataattatttatcaaatataatttttaaataattatatattttaaaaattttaatcaataaaataaattaaataatcttaaaaatcaaaatgtgtGTCTGAATTTACTAATAGTAATTGAACTTAAATACAATTTAAGTTAGGGTAAAATTAACTTTTGAGCTTGATAATATACTAATCGGCTAATTTATAAATAGTTTATGTATCAATAGTTcatatatcataataaattttaataatttatttatataatatataataataaaaatataccaAAAGAATAAATACCGACTTATTTATCAGCTTTATTATTGTTTCACATTtttagtttataatattttatgaataaatttGGTGTCTATACTTTAATAATTATCACAAAATCAGTCATtactatttaatttaataataaaaataacggCAATGACTAATTACAtgacattttttaaatttacgATCAATAGTTGAAATATTTATACAAGgaatatgtctcttgtgagacggtctcacaaatctatacatgtaagacgggtcaaccctaccgatattcacaataaaaagtaatatttttataatctcacaaaatacgacccgtgagaccgtctcacgcaaGTTTTTGCTTTGTACAAGCTCTTTTTAgataatatttataaatttttttattagaaaatttctacaaaaaattatataaaagttAAACAAGAGAACTAATTCGATGATACGTTTCTATAgttaaaacaaattttttttaaatgtttattttataaaaatattttaattgaagTATATATTAGACAAACATGATATTGTAATATtatgaatatttaatatatcATGCTATTATATTCATGTCACATGCGTTGCGTGACTCAATGGctatatatatttatactatattattaagtgtgaggacATGATAATAACTACCTAGAGATGACAAcgaattttttttccaattttactcttatatgatactaatattatacttttgttttttgttttgtttttttaaatctcaacacacacttttattttttttatttcaaccattcaaatattaatttagtcactccataatttgtcaaattttactttatttcatcgataatgataaaaaaaacctGTGATCATGGCATCCGCAGAGCTCTGAAACAAATGTCTGTCGGAGCAGCATCAACCCCCGTGGTTGCGCTAATCAACCGCACCATATCCAACCCAGATAGCTCGGCGATCCTTCCCTCCTCCTTATCCTcatcctccaccaccaccaccagccTCCTTCGCCATCGCCTCAACACGAATCATGTCCCCAGAAGGACATGTTACTTCAAATTCCCCCGCCGCCACTTCTCTACCGTCATGCGATGGCAGGATTCCACGTAATCTGATTTCATTCTTCTTAACATCAaattcattttcttttttctttgttcGGTCACATTTACTGATTCCAATGCAGGGTGAAGATGGATGTCGATGTGCCCACTTCGGTTGCTTACAAATGTTACTCTGACCGCGAAGCCATTCCTCAGTGGATGCCCTTCATTTCATCTGTAAAGGTTGGCAACCCCTGATTAGATTTCATTTTACTGAATAGTACGGTACCTTCGTTTGCTTTTGTAAGGAATTTGATATCTTATACTGTTCTTAGATTCTGGATGATAAACCTGATCGATCACGATGGTCACTGAAGTATAAAGCATTTGGTCAAGATATAGAATACTCTTGGGTGGCTCGAA from the Primulina tabacum isolate GXHZ01 chromosome 16, ASM2559414v2, whole genome shotgun sequence genome contains:
- the LOC142529009 gene encoding uncharacterized protein LOC142529009 isoform X1; amino-acid sequence: MSVGAASTPVVALINRTISNPDSSAILPSSLSSSSTTTTSLLRHRLNTNHVPRRTCYFKFPRRHFSTVMRWQDSTVKMDVDVPTSVAYKCYSDREAIPQWMPFISSVKILDDKPDRSRWSLKYKAFGQDIEYSWVARNLQPIPNQKIHWRSLEGLPNRGTVRFFPKGADSCEVELTVSYEVPQLLTPVASVLQPFLESLLLRGLERFAKFAKSYQQK
- the LOC142529009 gene encoding uncharacterized protein LOC142529009 isoform X2 is translated as MSVGAASTPVVALINRTISNPDSSAILPSSLSSSSTTTTSLLRHRLNTNHVPRRTCYFKFPRRHFSTVMRWQDSTVKMDVDVPTSVAYKCYSDREAIPQWMPFISSVKILDDKPDRSRWSLKYKAFGQDIEYSWVARNLQPIPNQKIHWRSLEGLPNRGTVRFFPKGADSCELTVSYEVPQLLTPVASVLQPFLESLLLRGLERFAKFAKSYQQK